GGGACGATGAAGACGATGATGAGCTCGATCCGTCCGGGCTGCCTGAAGTGCCTGTCGGTGGGCCCGCAGTGCATCCGATGCATGCGGCCTCCGGTGTCGGCTTCGGCACATCTCGGGTCGCTCAACAGCACCGCAGTGTGCCAGACGGATGGCTTCCGTCGATGAGATATTTCATCGAAGAGCTGGGCATGGACCCCAACGTGCGCGACATGGATGGGTTCTCTCCTCTTCACATGGCGGCAGCACGCGGTGACAACGAGACGATTCTCTACCTCGTCGAACAGGGCGCAGATGTCACACTCGTCAGCCGCCGCGGACAGACCACGGCGGATATGGCGAACAGCCCAGAGCAACGCGCCCAGCCCCACCCGGCGACAATCGCACTACTCGAGAAGCTTGGGTCAGAGAACAACCACAATTGCCAGTCCTGCGGAACCGGCGGCAACTGAGGAATTTCCTCAGTTGTCCATTTGATAATAAGGAAGCAGGAATGAAGAAGTCAGTCTTTTGCGGTCTCGTATTGGCGACGCTCGGGGTCGCAACCTCAGTGTCTGCACAGGACACTGAATGGAACCGCTACACGCTCGAGGATCTCGGTGGTGTGTTTGTCCGGATTGAGGTCGGCGATGCCTGCGCCGCTGCCGGGATCACTGCCTCGTCTTACGAGGCGGACGTATCGCTCAAATTGATTGAGTCGGAAGTCGGGGTCCTGACCCAAATCGAGATGCTGGAGAACCCTGCGATGCCGGAGCTCCGCGCTTCTCTTGAATGCGCCTCTGGGGCAGGCGGTGTGGATGGATCCGTGGCTTGGTCTGTCGGCCTCCGAGTGCAGCAGGTCGCCCAGATGCTTCGCGACACCCAGATCACCCTGCCTGAGTCCGTGACATGGTACTCCACGGACCTTGGGATCTCGACGTCGGGTGCGGTCACCGATGCGTTGGGAGCTTCGCTAATGGCTGAAATCGAGAAATTTGTCGAAGCCTGGACGTCTGCGAACACAGAGGATGCAGAGGTCGGCAACGACTGACCTCTACGGCCCTCTGACGGCCCAACCGTCGTTGAACATCTGAGGGCGTGAGTTTCTTGCCTTGGACATGCGGGCGAGGCATCCTTTTCCATCGCCGCGGACCGCAACGATGCCGAGGGCCAGTCATTCAACGACGGCGGCTATGCGATGTTCATTGACGTTACGGACGAGAACATCCAGTCCGATGAGAACGGCAATCCGGTGATTACGCTCCGGATGCGATATGACGCATGGAAAGCACAGAACGGAGTGCACTGACCTCAGGGCGGGGCACTGCCCTGAGAAGGTGCGCTGGACGGATCGCTACATGCCTTTTCGGGACTGAATGACTCGAACCGTCTGATCAATTCTCCACTTGAGAAGCTCTTCACCGACAGCGATCGTATTCCCGAGCGGTGTCAGCGACACCCCGTTGATCGAGGCGTTACCGGCCCGAACCCGCTGCTCGTAGCGCACGGTCTCCGGATCGACACTCGCCTGCATCGCGGTCAGCCAGTAGTTGTCGTGCCAGCCTTGGCTCTCCTCGACGATGCCGAAGGTGTCCTTCATGTGCTTCTGCACGCCGGCATTGTCGTAGAACTCCCCAATGAAGAGTGCCTTGTTTGAACCCCACTCGGCATTCAGTCGTGAGGCGACCGCCTCCATGCCGGTCTGGTTCCCACCGCTGTCTCCGATGTAGATGATCCAGTCGAAGCCATGTTGATCGAGGCTTCTTCCGACATCCTCGAGCATCGCCTCGAATGTCTCCTGACGGACCGTAAGCGTCCCCGGATACCGCATGTGCCCGGTCGGAGGATTCAGGTCGCCCTCGGGGACCAATTTGATGATCGGGGCGCACAGCGCGTCGCCAAGTTTGCGAGCGATGCCCTCACAAGCCGCCTTGAGCACATAGTTGTGCTTCCCCATCGCGACGTAGGGTCCGTTTTGTTCGATCCCCCCTGTCGAGACGATCGCGGTGCGGGCTCCGTCTGCCATCGCATCCCTGATCTCGAGCCACGTCATCTCTTCCAGCCAAATCGTATTCAGAGCGGACATTGGCCGCTCCATGACGATCTCGTCTTCAAATGCCACCTGACCAGCCAAGGGCATGGCGAACGCCGCCACCACGAAGAGGGTGACAAAAGGGCGGATGTTGTTCATAGTGTGCCTCCGATTCAGGTCCGTACGGCATTCTACAGCAGGAAAAAACTCATGGCGAACCGGCTCGCGCCACTCGGTCTAGCTCTCTCCGTCTCCATCGCAGCCTGCGGCGCTGACTTCGCCCCCTCGGCGGACGTTCCCGACAGTGTCGAACTGCCGGCCGATCAGATGGTACGCACCGCGGATCCCTATGCACGTGGCTACACAGACGACGACTTTCCTCGCATTCAGGAGCTCGCCGCAGGTGTGTACTCCTACGAGCAGCTTCGCTCGGCGGGAGACGAGAAGTTCACCACCGTGAGCCTGTTCGTGGTCTCAAGTGAGGGCGTGCTCGTCGCCGACGGCCAGGGGAGTGTCGAGGAGACGCAACGGATGATCGACGCGATCGCTGAGATCACCGACCAGCCAATTACAAAGGTGGTCGTGAACTCCGACCACGGTGACCACACTGCAGGCAACTCGGCCTTTCCTGTCGACGTGCAGTACTACGCCCATCCCTGGTCGATCGAAGTCGTAGGCAGCGCCGTCCGCGACGGTGCGGAAACGCCACTGTGGGTGCAGACCGCCGAGCCCGTCGAAGACAGAACTGTCTTCGAGATGGGGCGCACCTCGGTGGAGATTCACTTCCTCGGCCGGGCACACACGGGCGGAGATCTGGTGCTATACCTGCCGGAGGAGAAGATCATGTTCATGAGCGAGGCCTATCTGCACCGGGTCTTCCCTGCCATGCGGACGGCCTACCCGTCCGAATGGGTCGACATGATCGAGACCGCTCAGGTAATGGACGTCGACATCTACGTCCCCGGACACGGATTCGTCGACCATCCGACGGTGCTTGCCGACGAACTCGAAGTGTTCCAAGGGGCGATTCGTCTGGTTATCCAGCAGGCAGAGATGCTCTACGAAGAGGGCTTTGGCCTCGCGGACGCACAGAATCAGGCTCAGTTCGGTGACCTTGAAGGCTGGTCTCTGCGCTCGAGCCAGGGGGACCGAGCTCTTCAGCAGGTATACGCAGAGCTTGATGGCGAGCTCCCGGGAGGCAACCGGTGAGCACTGATCAGAGCACATTGATCGCCTCCTCTCGAGGCCGAGCCGGCAACGACCCGATCTTCATCTGGAACGGTGAAGCCCGGGCACGGGCCGTCGCTGGCGATGACATTCTGAACGCGACCATCGGCGCCCTCATGAACGACGATGGCACACTGTGCACCATGCCTACGGTCCTCGAGACGCTCGACCGCTTCCAGACGGCTCAGGTCGCCGGCTACGCCCCGATCTCCGGCCTCCCTGACTACCGCGAGGCGGTTGTCCAGGACCTGTTCGGGGACGGGCCGCTCGCATCTCAGGCAGTGGCGATCGCGTCACCCGGAGGAAGTGGGGCTGTCTTCGCGGCCGTAGTGAACTTCCTCGAAGATGGACAGCGGATGCTGGTGCCTCAGTACTATTGGGGGCCGTACAGGGAGATCACGACACACTCCAACCGTTCGCTCGACCCGTTCACGATGTTCACAGAGGATGGCTTGTTCGATGTCGCAGGAATGGAAGTGGCCATCGAACGGCACCTCGCCACCCAGGGTCGCGCACTCGTCGTGCTCAACTTCCCTTGCCACAACCCCACTGGCTACACGCTCACGCCCGAAGAGTGGCGCGAGGTGACCGATGCC
This genomic interval from Longimicrobiales bacterium contains the following:
- a CDS encoding creatininase family protein; this translates as MNNIRPFVTLFVVAAFAMPLAGQVAFEDEIVMERPMSALNTIWLEEMTWLEIRDAMADGARTAIVSTGGIEQNGPYVAMGKHNYVLKAACEGIARKLGDALCAPIIKLVPEGDLNPPTGHMRYPGTLTVRQETFEAMLEDVGRSLDQHGFDWIIYIGDSGGNQTGMEAVASRLNAEWGSNKALFIGEFYDNAGVQKHMKDTFGIVEESQGWHDNYWLTAMQASVDPETVRYEQRVRAGNASINGVSLTPLGNTIAVGEELLKWRIDQTVRVIQSRKGM
- a CDS encoding MBL fold metallo-hydrolase; the encoded protein is MANRLAPLGLALSVSIAACGADFAPSADVPDSVELPADQMVRTADPYARGYTDDDFPRIQELAAGVYSYEQLRSAGDEKFTTVSLFVVSSEGVLVADGQGSVEETQRMIDAIAEITDQPITKVVVNSDHGDHTAGNSAFPVDVQYYAHPWSIEVVGSAVRDGAETPLWVQTAEPVEDRTVFEMGRTSVEIHFLGRAHTGGDLVLYLPEEKIMFMSEAYLHRVFPAMRTAYPSEWVDMIETAQVMDVDIYVPGHGFVDHPTVLADELEVFQGAIRLVIQQAEMLYEEGFGLADAQNQAQFGDLEGWSLRSSQGDRALQQVYAELDGELPGGNR
- a CDS encoding aminotransferase class I/II-fold pyridoxal phosphate-dependent enzyme codes for the protein MSTDQSTLIASSRGRAGNDPIFIWNGEARARAVAGDDILNATIGALMNDDGTLCTMPTVLETLDRFQTAQVAGYAPISGLPDYREAVVQDLFGDGPLASQAVAIASPGGSGAVFAAVVNFLEDGQRMLVPQYYWGPYREITTHSNRSLDPFTMFTEDGLFDVAGMEVAIERHLATQGRALVVLNFPCHNPTGYTLTPEEWREVTDAINRAAAHGPVTVLIDVAYMEFAGDATRGWVDAVPALMKNATVLVAWTASKSMAQYGARIGAIVALHEDDDERAQIDNALGYTARATWSNCHHLGQRAVTALLTDPELSARVTAERAEIADLLRTRIDVFNEVAGASGIPTPRYDSGFFVTMFTPDQDETAAAMRELGVYTVPIPGAVRVAICSTPAETIPRLVVALEKGLAAVT